From one Simplicispira suum genomic stretch:
- a CDS encoding ribonucleoside triphosphate reductase, with the protein MEATVATLPREVIKRSAERAPFDARKIRSAIERAGAATGEFAVDEAALLAAQVGKVLIHRFHGEAPGIEQIQDVVEQTLIAANHLATARAYIAYRDRHATLRADHQTLVNVESSINEYLTRADWRVNANANQGYSLGGLILNVAGKVTANYWLSHVYTPEIGEAHRSGDIHIHDLDMLSGYCAGWSLRTLLNEGLNGVPGKVEAGPPKHMSSAVGQIVNFLGTLQNEWAGAQAFSSFDTYMAPYVRVDAMDYASVRQCIQELVYNLNVPSRWGTQTPFTNLTFDWICPDDLREQVPVIAGKEMPFCYGELQAEMDLINRAYIDVMTTGDAKGRVFTFPIPTYNITKDFPWESENAQLLFEMTAKYGLPYFQNFINSELEPNMVRSMCCRLQLDLRELLKRGNGLFGSAEQTGSLGVVTINCARLGYLHAGNEPALLAALDRLLELGKQSLETKRKLIQRLMDQGLFPYTKRYLGTLRNHFSTLGVNGINEMVRNFTGDAHDITSERGHQFAVRLLDHVRERMTQFQEETGHLYNLEATPAEGTTYRFAKEDKKRWPAIVQAGTADKPYYTNSSQLPVGWTDDPFEALARQEVLQSKYTGGTVLHLYMGERLSSGAACRDLVKRSLTRFRLPYITVTPTFSICPTHGYLAGEHKFCPTCDEERLQTKRAALAA; encoded by the coding sequence ATGGAAGCCACAGTCGCCACCTTGCCCCGCGAGGTCATCAAGCGCAGCGCAGAGCGCGCCCCTTTTGACGCCCGCAAGATCCGCTCGGCCATCGAGCGCGCAGGTGCCGCCACCGGCGAATTTGCGGTCGACGAAGCCGCCCTGTTGGCTGCACAGGTGGGCAAGGTGCTGATCCACCGCTTCCATGGCGAGGCGCCAGGCATCGAGCAGATCCAGGACGTGGTCGAGCAGACCCTGATCGCCGCCAACCACCTGGCCACGGCGCGCGCCTACATCGCCTACCGAGACCGCCACGCCACCCTGCGTGCCGACCACCAGACGCTGGTGAACGTGGAAAGCTCCATCAACGAGTACCTCACCCGCGCCGACTGGCGCGTGAACGCCAACGCCAACCAGGGCTACTCGCTCGGCGGCCTGATCCTGAACGTGGCGGGCAAGGTCACGGCCAACTACTGGCTCTCGCATGTCTACACGCCCGAGATTGGCGAGGCGCACCGCAGTGGCGACATCCACATCCACGACCTCGACATGCTCAGCGGCTATTGCGCGGGCTGGTCGCTGCGCACGCTTTTGAACGAAGGCCTGAACGGCGTGCCCGGCAAGGTCGAGGCGGGGCCACCCAAGCACATGAGTTCCGCCGTGGGGCAGATCGTGAATTTTCTGGGCACGCTGCAAAATGAATGGGCCGGTGCGCAGGCGTTCTCATCGTTCGACACCTACATGGCGCCCTATGTGCGGGTGGATGCCATGGATTACGCCAGCGTGCGCCAGTGCATTCAGGAGCTGGTCTACAACCTCAACGTGCCGTCGCGCTGGGGCACGCAGACGCCGTTCACCAACCTCACCTTCGACTGGATCTGCCCCGACGACCTGCGCGAGCAGGTGCCGGTGATTGCGGGCAAGGAAATGCCGTTTTGCTACGGCGAGCTGCAGGCCGAGATGGACCTCATCAACCGCGCCTACATCGACGTCATGACCACGGGCGACGCCAAGGGCCGCGTGTTCACCTTTCCGATTCCCACCTACAACATCACCAAGGATTTTCCGTGGGAGAGCGAGAACGCACAGTTGCTGTTTGAAATGACGGCCAAGTACGGCCTGCCGTACTTCCAGAACTTCATCAACTCCGAGCTGGAGCCCAACATGGTGCGCTCGATGTGCTGCCGCCTGCAGCTCGACTTGCGCGAGCTTTTGAAGCGCGGCAACGGCCTGTTTGGCAGCGCCGAGCAGACCGGCAGCCTGGGCGTGGTCACCATCAACTGCGCGCGGCTGGGCTATCTGCATGCAGGCAACGAGCCCGCACTGCTGGCCGCGCTCGACCGCCTGCTCGAATTGGGCAAGCAGAGCCTGGAGACCAAGCGCAAGCTCATTCAGCGGCTCATGGACCAGGGCCTGTTTCCGTACACCAAGCGCTACCTGGGCACGCTGCGCAACCACTTCAGCACGTTGGGCGTGAACGGCATCAACGAGATGGTGCGCAACTTCACCGGCGACGCGCACGACATCACCAGCGAGCGCGGCCACCAGTTTGCCGTGCGCCTGCTCGACCATGTGCGCGAGCGCATGACGCAGTTCCAGGAAGAAACCGGCCACCTCTACAACCTGGAGGCCACCCCCGCCGAAGGCACCACCTACCGCTTTGCCAAAGAGGATAAAAAGCGCTGGCCCGCCATCGTGCAGGCGGGCACGGCGGACAAGCCGTACTACACCAACTCCTCGCAACTGCCCGTGGGCTGGACGGACGACCCCTTCGAGGCCCTGGCGCGCCAGGAGGTGCTGCAGAGCAAATACACCGGCGGCACCGTGCTGCACCTGTACATGGGCGAGCGGCTGTCGAGCGGCGCCGCCTGCCGCGACCTCGTCAAACGCTCGCTCACGCGCTTTCGCTTGCCCTACATCACGGTCACGCCCACGTTCTCCATCTGCCCCACGCACGGTTATCTGGCGGGTGAGCACAAGTTCTGCCCCACCTGCGACGAAGAGCGCCTGCAGACCAAGCGGGCCGCACTGGCGGCGTGA
- a CDS encoding hemerythrin domain-containing protein, whose translation MNIDKFKDQHVQILQKLSILRELTHGGVIQNATQIARSIMDMSSTIKLHLAAEDMALYPALQRSGNAELTAMSNQLQKDMGAIAAAYEAFARQWSQAEHLRNDEAGFRRDANEVLRTLHQRVQRENTDFYPRIEAL comes from the coding sequence ATGAACATCGATAAATTCAAAGACCAGCATGTGCAAATCCTGCAAAAGCTGTCCATCCTGCGCGAGCTGACCCACGGGGGCGTCATTCAGAACGCCACGCAGATTGCGCGAAGCATCATGGACATGAGCAGCACCATCAAACTGCATCTCGCGGCCGAAGATATGGCGCTGTACCCGGCGCTGCAGCGCAGCGGCAATGCCGAATTAACGGCGATGTCCAACCAGTTGCAGAAAGACATGGGCGCCATCGCAGCGGCCTATGAGGCCTTTGCCAGGCAATGGAGCCAAGCAGAGCATTTGCGAAACGACGAGGCAGGGTTCCGCCGTGATGCCAACGAGGTATTGCGCACCTTGCACCAACGCGTGCAAAGGGAAAACACAGATTTCTATCCCCGCATAGAAGCTCTGTGA
- a CDS encoding methyl-accepting chemotaxis protein, translated as MQVISVRSLAARLSLGFGVILVLLLGMAVLSLLRMQALSATLEEITVHNAARSQTLNVMARSVSGYVQALGDLASTDLEGGPAVLARVRTTLAQYDEAQARLETLLAGNAQALALLEPVKTSGSAARELLALGEKLTAGRGDAAMAFQMRNEYGKDTAAWSARQQAWGQAVNALSDWQDAANATSSALATADARTARVLIIVGALLAFAFGSALAWWLVRDTRAAVREAVEATRRMARHDLSQPIDTHRQDEIGGLLAALETMRQNLLELATGVRQASDDINNASGEIAQGSQDLSDRTEEAASTLETALASIAQLTTSVQETTATAQETQAISTQTSSVAARSGSEMGQVVSTMREIDVASHKISDIISIIDGIAFQTNILALNAAVEAARAGEQGRGFAVVASEVRALAGRSAAAAKDISSLIHTSLAKVASGTQQVGRAGQTTAEVTSSVETVSGRISAIAQEVNQQMGRIGEVNQFVGQLDQMAHQNAALAEESAAAAASLRQQASQLGLLVSKFELGRPQTPRSAAPRRALLPNG; from the coding sequence ATGCAAGTCATTTCTGTGCGCAGCCTGGCGGCGCGGCTCTCCCTGGGTTTTGGTGTCATTCTGGTATTGCTGCTCGGCATGGCGGTGCTCTCCTTGCTGCGCATGCAGGCCTTGTCGGCCACGCTGGAGGAAATCACCGTGCACAACGCAGCGCGTTCGCAGACGCTCAACGTGATGGCGCGCAGCGTCTCGGGCTATGTGCAGGCGCTGGGCGACCTGGCCAGCACCGATCTCGAAGGCGGTCCGGCCGTGCTGGCACGGGTGCGCACCACGCTGGCGCAGTACGACGAGGCGCAGGCGCGGCTGGAAACCTTGCTTGCAGGCAACGCGCAGGCGTTGGCCTTGCTGGAGCCGGTCAAGACCTCTGGCAGCGCCGCGCGCGAGCTTCTGGCTCTGGGTGAGAAGCTGACTGCCGGACGGGGCGACGCCGCCATGGCTTTCCAGATGCGCAACGAATACGGCAAGGACACTGCGGCCTGGAGCGCACGCCAGCAAGCCTGGGGCCAGGCCGTGAATGCGCTGAGCGACTGGCAGGACGCTGCCAATGCCACCAGTTCGGCGCTGGCCACAGCCGACGCCCGCACGGCGCGCGTGCTGATCATCGTCGGCGCGCTGCTGGCCTTTGCCTTCGGCAGCGCCCTGGCCTGGTGGCTGGTGCGCGACACCCGCGCCGCCGTGCGCGAGGCTGTCGAGGCCACTCGCCGCATGGCCCGCCACGACCTCTCGCAGCCCATCGACACGCACCGCCAGGACGAGATCGGAGGTCTGCTGGCGGCCCTGGAGACCATGCGCCAGAACCTGCTGGAACTGGCCACCGGAGTGCGCCAGGCGTCGGACGACATCAACAACGCCAGCGGTGAAATTGCCCAGGGCAGCCAGGACCTGAGCGACCGCACCGAAGAAGCCGCCAGCACGCTGGAAACCGCGCTGGCGTCGATTGCCCAGCTCACCACGTCGGTGCAGGAGACCACCGCCACAGCGCAGGAAACGCAAGCAATATCGACACAAACCAGCAGCGTGGCAGCACGCAGCGGCAGCGAAATGGGGCAGGTCGTCTCGACCATGCGCGAGATTGATGTGGCCTCGCACAAGATTTCCGACATCATTTCCATCATCGACGGCATCGCCTTCCAGACCAACATCCTGGCGCTCAACGCCGCCGTCGAAGCTGCCCGTGCGGGCGAACAAGGCCGGGGCTTTGCGGTGGTGGCGAGCGAGGTGCGCGCCCTGGCCGGCCGCAGCGCCGCCGCTGCCAAGGACATCAGCAGCCTCATCCACACTTCGCTGGCCAAGGTGGCCTCGGGCACGCAGCAGGTGGGCCGCGCCGGTCAGACCACTGCCGAGGTGACCTCCTCCGTCGAAACCGTCTCAGGCCGGATTTCTGCCATTGCCCAGGAGGTCAACCAGCAAATGGGGCGCATCGGCGAGGTGAATCAGTTTGTTGGCCAGCTCGACCAGATGGCGCACCAAAACGCCGCCCTGGCCGAAGAATCGGCCGCCGCGGCCGCGTCGCTGCGCCAGCAGGCCAGCCAGTTGGGCTTGCTGGTGAGCAAGTTTGAACTGGGCCGGCCGCAAACGCCCCGTTCGGCCGCCCCGCGCAGGGCACTGCTGCCGAATGGCTGA
- the nrdD gene encoding anaerobic ribonucleoside-triphosphate reductase, translated as MSHFSTTEHQALSDVQLTDAERQPCEVWTRVMGYHRPVASFNIGKQGEHQERQFFEEK; from the coding sequence ATGAGCCATTTTTCCACCACCGAACACCAGGCCCTGTCCGACGTGCAACTGACCGACGCCGAGCGCCAGCCCTGCGAAGTCTGGACCCGCGTGATGGGCTACCACCGTCCGGTCGCCAGTTTCAACATCGGTAAGCAGGGAGAGCACCAGGAGCGCCAATTCTTCGAGGAGAAGTAA
- a CDS encoding permease, giving the protein MNTSNIEKRLEPSWLTSGAIAAWRRERVWLLSLTILAALFVWIPAQGMATAIFTLGNVAGIAPYLLLSIGLAAYAGATGADSLIARAFTGSPAKMIVLAALAGSLSPFCSCGVIPLIAALLTMGVPLSAVMAFWLASPIMDPSMFVLTAGVLGTEFAVAKTLAAIGIGMLGGAVTYAMMRAGRLSDPLRPGIGNGGCGGAKVRVPKEVVWRFWTEGPRLQKFGREALKTTLFLVKWLTLAFILESLMLAYMPASWVGSAVGGTGMGSIAIATLVGIPAYLNGYAAMPLVAGLMSQGMDGGAGMAFLVGGGVTSLPAAVAVFALVKRPVFALYMGLSLSGAFLAGVLFQLWLQI; this is encoded by the coding sequence ATGAATACATCCAATATCGAAAAACGCCTTGAGCCGTCTTGGCTGACCAGCGGGGCGATTGCGGCCTGGCGGCGCGAGCGGGTGTGGCTGCTCAGCCTGACCATTCTGGCTGCGCTCTTTGTATGGATACCGGCGCAAGGCATGGCCACAGCCATCTTCACGCTCGGCAACGTGGCTGGCATTGCACCGTATCTGCTGCTGTCCATCGGTCTTGCCGCCTACGCAGGAGCCACCGGCGCAGACAGTCTGATCGCGCGAGCGTTCACGGGGTCCCCCGCCAAAATGATCGTTTTGGCGGCACTGGCAGGCAGCCTGTCACCGTTCTGTTCCTGCGGCGTGATCCCCCTCATCGCCGCCCTACTGACGATGGGTGTGCCTCTTTCAGCCGTCATGGCCTTTTGGCTGGCCTCGCCGATCATGGATCCTTCGATGTTCGTCCTCACTGCAGGCGTGTTGGGCACCGAGTTCGCCGTTGCCAAGACCCTCGCTGCAATTGGCATCGGCATGCTCGGCGGCGCAGTCACCTACGCAATGATGCGAGCGGGCAGGCTGTCCGACCCTCTGAGGCCCGGCATCGGCAATGGCGGGTGTGGCGGCGCCAAGGTGCGCGTCCCCAAGGAAGTGGTCTGGCGTTTCTGGACCGAAGGGCCGCGCCTGCAGAAGTTCGGGCGCGAAGCGCTCAAAACCACGCTGTTCCTGGTCAAGTGGCTGACCCTGGCATTCATTCTGGAGAGTCTGATGCTGGCGTACATGCCCGCAAGCTGGGTGGGCAGTGCAGTGGGCGGGACGGGCATGGGCTCGATCGCCATTGCCACGCTCGTCGGCATTCCGGCCTATTTGAATGGGTATGCCGCCATGCCGCTGGTCGCCGGGCTCATGAGCCAGGGAATGGACGGTGGCGCGGGGATGGCCTTTTTGGTTGGAGGCGGGGTGACGTCCTTGCCCGCTGCGGTTGCCGTCTTCGCATTGGTCAAGCGTCCCGTCTTTGCGCTGTACATGGGTTTGTCATTGAGCGGCGCCTTCTTGGCCGGCGTGCTCTTTCAGCTCTGGCTCCAGATCTGA
- the queC gene encoding 7-cyano-7-deazaguanine synthase QueC, with translation MRSGHALVLFSGGQDSTTCLAWALEHFAHVETVGFDYGQRHHVELQARVAVLAQMRERFAHWSERLGQDHMIDLAVLGQISDCALTQDKAIALGEAGLPNTFVPGRNLMFFQIAAALGYRRGLRTLVGGMCETDYSGYPDCRDDTLKALQAALSLGMGQSFTIETPLMWLDKAQTWELADTLGGQALIDIVVEHTHTCYEGIRSERHAWGYGCSTCPACALRRKGFERWSARDGQT, from the coding sequence ATGCGCAGCGGACATGCCCTGGTGCTGTTTTCAGGTGGTCAGGATTCCACCACCTGCCTGGCTTGGGCGCTGGAGCATTTCGCCCACGTGGAAACCGTGGGGTTTGACTACGGCCAGCGCCACCATGTGGAGCTGCAGGCCCGCGTCGCCGTGCTGGCTCAAATGCGCGAACGCTTTGCGCACTGGAGCGAACGCCTGGGCCAAGACCACATGATCGACTTGGCGGTGCTCGGCCAGATCAGCGACTGCGCCCTGACACAGGACAAGGCCATTGCACTTGGCGAGGCCGGTTTGCCCAATACCTTCGTACCGGGACGCAATCTGATGTTTTTTCAGATCGCTGCGGCGCTGGGCTACCGCCGGGGTCTGCGCACGCTGGTGGGGGGCATGTGCGAGACCGATTATTCGGGCTACCCCGATTGCCGCGACGACACGCTCAAGGCCTTGCAGGCGGCGCTGTCGCTGGGCATGGGCCAGAGCTTCACCATCGAGACGCCGCTGATGTGGCTCGACAAGGCCCAGACCTGGGAGCTGGCCGATACGCTGGGCGGTCAGGCACTCATCGACATCGTGGTGGAACACACGCATACCTGTTACGAAGGCATCCGCAGCGAACGCCACGCCTGGGGTTATGGCTGCAGCACCTGCCCGGCCTGCGCGTTGCGGCGCAAGGGATTCGAGCGCTGGAGTGCCCGCGACGGGCAAACATAA
- a CDS encoding diaminopropionate ammonia-lyase: protein MFYANTHATHRPYSADLRQVLSLAAGHAARERLSTWSQLCAHSTPAWSLPGLAAALGIASLNVKDESKRSSLGSFKALGAPNALINLVLRRWHSKGWSARDLFAGRHADALRDFTVISATDGNHGRALAAAAQSLGCRCVIVLHARVSAEREQSIAAFGAEIVRIPGNYDASVAEAARLAASNGWQVVSDTSYAGYEEVPRDVMQGYGVLAEELLEQAVEPFVCPWTHVFLQGGVGGLAAGIVSHFWERFGARRPRFVVVEPEQADCLLQSAVQGQPALATGSVDSVMAGLACGETSPLAWRFLQPAVDVFLTVSDAQAVAAMRTLATGQHGDAPLVAGESGAAGLAGLQALVAQSEWREAAGVDACSQVLLINTEGATAPGVYEELVGQAAETVRVAQERWVAAHRIESPDKSGPSA from the coding sequence ATGTTTTACGCCAACACCCATGCCACCCACCGGCCCTACAGCGCCGATCTGCGGCAGGTCCTCAGCCTGGCCGCCGGCCACGCCGCGCGGGAACGCCTGTCCACCTGGAGCCAGCTCTGCGCGCATTCCACGCCGGCCTGGTCCCTGCCTGGCTTGGCGGCTGCACTGGGCATCGCCAGTCTGAACGTGAAGGACGAGTCCAAGCGCTCCAGCCTGGGCAGCTTCAAGGCGCTCGGTGCACCGAATGCCCTGATCAACCTGGTGCTTCGGCGTTGGCACAGCAAGGGCTGGAGCGCGCGCGATCTGTTTGCCGGACGGCATGCCGATGCCCTCAGAGATTTCACGGTGATCAGCGCGACCGACGGCAACCATGGGCGCGCACTGGCGGCAGCGGCGCAAAGCCTTGGCTGCCGCTGCGTGATCGTGCTGCATGCCAGGGTCAGTGCAGAGCGCGAGCAGTCGATAGCGGCCTTCGGCGCCGAGATTGTGCGCATCCCAGGCAACTACGACGCGTCGGTGGCCGAAGCTGCGCGCCTGGCGGCATCGAATGGCTGGCAAGTGGTTTCCGACACTTCCTACGCAGGCTACGAGGAAGTTCCGCGCGACGTGATGCAGGGCTATGGCGTTCTGGCCGAGGAGCTTCTGGAGCAGGCTGTGGAGCCTTTCGTCTGCCCCTGGACGCATGTCTTTCTGCAAGGTGGCGTGGGCGGTCTGGCCGCTGGCATCGTGAGCCACTTCTGGGAGCGCTTTGGCGCCCGGCGTCCGCGCTTTGTCGTGGTCGAGCCCGAGCAGGCCGATTGCCTGCTCCAGAGTGCGGTCCAAGGGCAGCCCGCGCTTGCCACGGGCAGTGTGGATTCGGTGATGGCCGGCCTGGCCTGCGGTGAGACCTCGCCCCTGGCCTGGCGCTTTCTTCAGCCTGCGGTGGATGTGTTCCTGACCGTGTCGGACGCGCAGGCGGTGGCGGCCATGCGGACTCTGGCCACGGGACAGCATGGCGACGCGCCGCTGGTCGCTGGCGAGTCGGGGGCGGCCGGATTGGCGGGCTTGCAGGCGTTGGTGGCGCAGTCTGAGTGGCGCGAGGCGGCCGGTGTGGATGCCTGTTCCCAGGTGCTGCTGATCAACACCGAAGGCGCGACGGCGCCGGGCGTGTACGAAGAACTTGTTGGCCAAGCGGCCGAAACGGTACGGGTTGCGCAAGAGCGGTGGGTGGCAGCTCACCGCATCGAATCCCCGGACAAATCAGGCCCTAGCGCTTAG
- a CDS encoding M20 aminoacylase family protein encodes MKTTRDEAAMQADWVRWRHDFHRFPEMGFQEQRTAERVAQLLAVLGLEVHRGIGGTGVVASLSVGNGPGVIGLRSDMDALALSETAEDRPHASNHPGCMHACGHDGHMAMLLGAAQLLAARRDFDGTVRFIFQPAEEHGRGAAAMLADGLLERFPMDEIYGAHNIPGMPAGNIATRVGGLMASEDNFVIRITGRGGHAARPHMAIDPLVIGAEIVLALQTIVARSVDPGHSAVLSCTEFLTDGIRNAIPTEVVIKGDTRSYAPEVQALLEARMRAVCAGICQAHGARCEVEYTHEFAPTVNWPECVPVAVRAAQAVVGSERVDADTPPMMISEDFGRFLQAIPGAFVFIGNGDRSDPGAVPLHNARYDFNDQILPVGARYFAELVRTRLPRPAAVAA; translated from the coding sequence ATGAAAACGACTCGCGACGAAGCCGCGATGCAAGCGGACTGGGTGCGCTGGCGCCATGACTTTCACCGCTTCCCGGAAATGGGGTTCCAGGAACAGCGCACCGCTGAGCGCGTGGCCCAGTTGCTTGCGGTGCTGGGGCTGGAGGTGCACCGGGGCATTGGGGGCACCGGCGTCGTCGCCAGCCTCAGCGTGGGCAACGGCCCTGGCGTGATCGGCCTGCGCTCCGACATGGATGCGCTGGCCCTGTCGGAAACCGCAGAAGACCGCCCCCACGCCTCGAACCATCCGGGCTGCATGCACGCCTGCGGCCACGATGGCCACATGGCGATGCTGCTGGGCGCGGCCCAGTTGCTCGCGGCGCGCCGGGATTTTGACGGCACGGTGCGCTTCATCTTCCAGCCCGCTGAAGAACACGGCCGGGGCGCCGCCGCCATGCTGGCGGACGGCCTGCTCGAGCGCTTCCCGATGGACGAGATCTACGGCGCACACAACATTCCCGGAATGCCCGCAGGCAACATCGCCACGCGCGTCGGCGGCCTGATGGCGAGCGAAGACAATTTTGTGATCCGCATCACCGGCCGGGGTGGTCACGCGGCGCGGCCCCATATGGCGATTGATCCACTGGTCATTGGCGCCGAAATCGTTCTGGCGCTGCAAACCATCGTCGCGCGCTCGGTCGATCCGGGCCACAGTGCCGTGCTCTCCTGCACCGAGTTCCTCACCGACGGCATTCGCAACGCGATTCCGACCGAAGTGGTCATCAAGGGCGACACGCGCAGCTATGCGCCCGAGGTTCAGGCGTTGCTGGAGGCCCGCATGCGCGCAGTCTGCGCAGGCATCTGCCAGGCCCATGGCGCCCGCTGCGAGGTCGAATACACACACGAATTCGCCCCCACCGTGAACTGGCCAGAGTGCGTTCCAGTGGCCGTGCGTGCCGCGCAGGCCGTGGTCGGGTCGGAACGGGTCGATGCCGATACCCCGCCGATGATGATTTCAGAGGATTTCGGGCGCTTTCTGCAGGCGATTCCCGGAGCCTTCGTGTTCATTGGCAATGGCGACCGCAGCGATCCTGGTGCCGTGCCTTTGCACAACGCCCGCTACGACTTCAACGACCAGATCCTTCCCGTGGGCGCACGCTATTTCGCTGAACTGGTGCGCACCCGGCTTCCCCGTCCCGCCGCCGTTGCTGCCTGA
- a CDS encoding ArsR/SmtB family transcription factor, whose product MTDFAHTARALSALGHEARLSIFHLLVRAGDEGLNVGDMGAHLGIPPTTLGHHLSTLVGVDLVQQERRGREVINRVNYQQMKDLVDFLTSECCAGVSAPKKDLAARSA is encoded by the coding sequence ATGACGGACTTTGCACACACGGCGCGCGCACTTTCGGCTCTCGGACACGAGGCGCGTTTGTCCATCTTTCATCTGCTCGTGAGGGCCGGCGATGAAGGCCTGAACGTGGGTGACATGGGCGCCCATCTGGGCATTCCACCCACTACGCTGGGCCATCACCTTTCGACGTTGGTTGGCGTCGATCTGGTTCAACAAGAGCGCCGTGGACGGGAAGTCATCAACCGTGTGAACTACCAGCAGATGAAAGACTTGGTCGATTTCTTGACGTCGGAGTGCTGTGCGGGTGTCAGCGCCCCGAAAAAGGACCTCGCCGCCCGTTCTGCCTGA
- a CDS encoding threonine ammonia-lyase yields MLTLQDIQDAATRLQGQVLDTPCVESRTLSEIVGAQIFLKFENLQFTASFKERGACNKLTLLTPEERGRGVIAMSAGNHAQGVAYHAQRLGIRAVIVMPSFTPGVKVERTRGFGAEVVLHGSTLDEAREHANVLAKEQALVFVHPYDDVAVAAGQGTLALEMLAAVPDLDTLVIAVGGGGLIAGVATAAKALRPDIEIIGVQTERFPAMVNAVKGTHHVQGSSTIAEGIAVGTPGTVTLEVVRRLVDDLVLVDEGDIEQAVLMLLEIEKTLVEGAGAAGLAALVRYPERFKGKRVGLVLCGGNIDPLLLAAIIERGMVRSGRLARIQVSARDVPGVLAAITKTVADAGANIEEVHHQRAFTLLAAQNVEIELVLQARGKAHVQEVLEKLRAAGMEAVLR; encoded by the coding sequence ATGCTTACCCTTCAAGACATCCAGGACGCAGCCACCCGCCTGCAAGGCCAGGTGCTCGACACCCCCTGCGTCGAATCCCGCACGCTCTCCGAAATCGTCGGCGCGCAGATCTTTCTCAAATTCGAGAACCTGCAGTTCACCGCATCCTTCAAGGAGCGGGGCGCCTGCAACAAGCTCACACTGTTAACCCCCGAAGAACGCGGGCGTGGCGTGATTGCCATGAGCGCCGGCAACCACGCGCAGGGCGTGGCCTATCACGCGCAGCGGCTGGGGATTCGTGCCGTCATCGTCATGCCCAGCTTCACTCCCGGTGTGAAAGTTGAGCGCACACGCGGCTTCGGTGCCGAAGTGGTGCTTCACGGCAGCACACTTGACGAAGCGCGCGAGCACGCCAACGTACTGGCGAAGGAACAAGCCCTGGTGTTCGTGCATCCCTACGACGACGTGGCCGTGGCCGCCGGCCAGGGCACGCTCGCGTTGGAGATGCTTGCCGCCGTGCCGGACCTCGACACGCTGGTCATTGCCGTCGGCGGTGGCGGCCTGATCGCTGGCGTGGCCACGGCGGCCAAGGCCCTGCGGCCCGACATCGAAATCATTGGCGTGCAGACCGAGCGCTTTCCTGCCATGGTCAACGCCGTCAAGGGCACGCACCACGTCCAGGGCAGCTCGACCATCGCCGAAGGCATTGCCGTGGGCACGCCCGGCACGGTCACGCTGGAAGTGGTGCGACGCCTGGTGGACGACCTGGTGCTGGTCGATGAAGGCGACATCGAGCAGGCCGTGCTGATGCTGCTGGAAATTGAAAAAACGCTCGTGGAAGGCGCGGGCGCCGCCGGCCTGGCAGCGCTGGTGCGCTATCCGGAGCGTTTCAAGGGCAAGCGCGTGGGCCTGGTGCTGTGCGGCGGCAACATCGACCCGCTGCTGCTGGCCGCCATTATCGAGCGCGGCATGGTGCGCTCGGGGCGGCTGGCGCGCATCCAGGTGAGCGCGCGCGACGTGCCCGGCGTGCTGGCCGCCATCACCAAGACCGTCGCCGACGCCGGCGCCAACATCGAGGAAGTGCACCACCAGCGGGCCTTCACGCTGCTGGCGGCGCAGAACGTCGAGATCGAGCTGGTGCTGCAGGCGCGTGGCAAGGCCCACGTGCAAGAGGTGCTGGAAAAGCTGCGCGCCGCCGGCATGGAAGCGGTTTTGCGCTGA
- a CDS encoding anaerobic ribonucleoside-triphosphate reductase activating protein encodes MNASPIPASRLRVGGMTPLTSIDFPGRLAAVLYGQGCPWRCGYCHNPELLDATTPAAVPWPEVLAFLNSRQGLLDGVVFSGGEPTLQAGLPAALAEVRALGFQTALHTGGMYPERLHALLPLLDWVGLDIKGPLHAYDAITRTPGSGAKAFESLRHLLASGVAYECRTTWDAGLFSTDDLFALADTLADAGVAHWALQECRAPGVATWALTAGQVERLGARFAGIVLRRG; translated from the coding sequence ATGAACGCAAGTCCCATCCCAGCCTCCCGCTTGCGCGTGGGCGGCATGACGCCGCTCACCAGCATCGACTTCCCCGGCCGCCTGGCTGCCGTGCTCTATGGCCAGGGTTGCCCCTGGCGCTGCGGCTACTGCCACAACCCCGAACTGCTGGACGCTACCACCCCCGCTGCCGTGCCCTGGCCCGAGGTGCTGGCGTTTCTCAACAGCCGCCAGGGCCTGCTTGACGGCGTTGTCTTCTCCGGTGGCGAACCCACGCTGCAAGCCGGCTTGCCCGCCGCGCTGGCCGAGGTGCGCGCCCTGGGCTTTCAAACCGCGCTGCACACCGGCGGCATGTACCCCGAGCGCCTGCACGCGCTGCTGCCGCTGCTCGACTGGGTGGGCCTGGACATCAAAGGCCCGCTGCACGCCTACGACGCCATCACGCGCACCCCCGGCAGCGGTGCCAAAGCCTTCGAATCGCTGCGCCACCTGCTCGCCAGCGGCGTCGCCTACGAATGCCGCACCACCTGGGACGCGGGCCTGTTCAGCACGGATGATTTGTTTGCCCTGGCCGACACGCTGGCCGATGCGGGCGTGGCGCACTGGGCGCTGCAGGAATGCCGCGCGCCGGGCGTGGCCACCTGGGCGCTGACCGCCGGGCAGGTGGAACGGCTGGGGGCGCGGTTTGCGGGCATTGTGCTGCGGCGAGGGTGA